The proteins below are encoded in one region of Pacificitalea manganoxidans:
- a CDS encoding putative quinol monooxygenase, with the protein MMRLTGTLTCLTPEDIALVEAHLPDHLRLTRAEPGCLSFHVAPRPDAPQIYEVTELFRDAAAFEAHQARTRASDWFSATKHLPRDFTRTEVKG; encoded by the coding sequence ATGATGCGGCTCACTGGCACGCTCACCTGTCTGACGCCCGAAGATATCGCGCTGGTCGAGGCACATCTGCCCGACCATCTGCGCCTGACCCGCGCCGAGCCGGGATGCCTGTCATTCCACGTTGCCCCGCGCCCTGACGCCCCGCAGATCTACGAGGTGACGGAGCTTTTCCGCGATGCCGCCGCATTTGAGGCGCATCAGGCCCGCACCCGCGCGTCGGACTGGTTCAGCGCCACCAAACACCTGCCCCGCGACTTCACCAGGACCGAGGTCAAGGGATGA
- a CDS encoding glycosyltransferase family 8 protein: MTGDTRADHDQAGPAPDAGADRPAPGTPPHVTYFFDTAFAPCTLVSLLSVLRRTPGPIRVTLHPTEDPGTMARDLEIYGAAFPQADLRLEPVDLAPFRHLKRGRLPLAARSRLLLPEIHRGRVIYLDGDVIARRDLNALWQTDLQGRAIGACLAPGVQVMLAKARTSRAASARKAADKTLARGRKLDGIDMHGYFNSGVMLLDLDRIRARGLAEPMRDIEATARYTSRDQDWLNMVFRDDRLILPPEWNSGWGDPKTGKSYVPAELRDRFKVSREDPAIIHFTGFEKPWQAASAPWRWHLVHQPLQRRLRARYWDEYQTMKRAAEALLGRSLHTEAAA; the protein is encoded by the coding sequence ATGACAGGTGACACGCGCGCGGATCACGATCAGGCCGGCCCCGCCCCCGATGCCGGGGCCGATCGCCCTGCCCCCGGCACCCCGCCCCATGTCACCTATTTCTTCGACACCGCATTTGCGCCCTGCACGCTGGTGTCGTTGTTGTCCGTGCTGCGACGGACCCCCGGCCCGATCCGCGTGACACTGCATCCGACCGAAGACCCCGGCACGATGGCGCGGGATCTGGAGATCTATGGCGCGGCATTCCCGCAGGCGGATCTACGGCTGGAGCCGGTCGACCTTGCGCCTTTCCGGCATCTCAAACGCGGGCGGCTGCCCTTGGCCGCGCGGTCGCGCCTGTTGTTGCCGGAAATTCACCGGGGCCGGGTGATTTATCTCGACGGGGATGTGATCGCCCGGCGCGATCTGAACGCGCTGTGGCAAACGGATCTACAGGGCCGGGCCATCGGGGCCTGCCTTGCGCCCGGTGTGCAAGTCATGCTGGCCAAGGCCCGCACAAGCCGCGCCGCCAGTGCCCGCAAAGCCGCCGACAAAACGCTGGCCCGCGGGCGGAAGCTCGACGGGATCGACATGCATGGCTACTTCAATTCCGGGGTGATGCTGCTCGACCTTGACCGCATCCGCGCCCGTGGGCTGGCCGAACCGATGCGCGATATCGAGGCCACGGCGCGCTATACCTCCCGCGATCAGGATTGGCTGAACATGGTGTTCCGCGACGACCGGCTGATCCTGCCACCGGAATGGAACAGCGGCTGGGGGGATCCGAAAACGGGCAAATCCTATGTGCCCGCCGAGCTGCGCGATAGGTTTAAGGTCAGTCGAGAAGATCCTGCAATCATTCATTTTACCGGGTTTGAAAAGCCGTGGCAGGCGGCTTCGGCCCCGTGGCGCTGGCATCTGGTGCATCAGCCGTTGCAGCGACGTTTGCGCGCCCGCTACTGGGATGAATACCAAACGATGAAGCGCGCGGCGGAGGCCCTGCTGGGCCGCAGCCTGCATACGGAGGCCGCGGCATGA
- the guaA gene encoding glutamine-hydrolyzing GMP synthase — protein MDIPAQHDRLLIIDFGSQVTQLIARRLRELDVYCEIHPFQNVTDDFLRDFAPKAVIFSGGPASVLDEASPRPPASVFDLGVPILGICYGQQVMMHMLGGTVERGHGTAEFGRAYVTPSDDRIDVLNGWFLDTREQVWMSHGDHVSAIAPGFQVYGTSPNAPFAITADLERNFFAVQFHPEVHHTPNGRTLYENFVKLAGFKGDWTMEAYKDEAIRKIREQVGDGKVICALSGGVDSSVAAILIHEAIGEQLTCVFVDHGLMRLNEAEEVVGMFREHYNLPLIHADESELFLGKLDGVSDPETKRKIIGGLFIEVFEKHAKEIGGADFLAQGTLYPDVIESVSFSGGPSVTIKSHHNVGGLPERMNMQLVEPLRELFKDEVRELGRELGLPDSFIGRHPFPGPGLAIRCPGEITREKLEILRKADAVYIDQIRKHGLYDEIWQAFVAILPVRTVGVMGDGRTYDFACALRAVTSVDGMTADYFPFSHDFLGETATRIINEVKGINRVTYDITSKPPGTIEWE, from the coding sequence ATGGATATTCCCGCGCAACACGACCGCCTGCTCATCATCGATTTCGGCTCTCAGGTGACGCAGCTCATTGCGCGTCGTCTGCGGGAACTCGATGTCTATTGTGAAATTCACCCGTTCCAGAACGTCACCGACGACTTCTTGCGCGATTTCGCGCCGAAGGCGGTGATCTTCTCGGGCGGTCCGGCCTCCGTGCTGGACGAGGCAAGCCCCCGGCCCCCGGCCTCGGTCTTTGATCTCGGGGTGCCGATCCTTGGCATCTGCTATGGCCAGCAGGTCATGATGCACATGTTGGGCGGCACCGTCGAGCGGGGCCACGGCACGGCCGAATTCGGACGTGCCTACGTCACCCCGTCGGACGACCGGATCGACGTGCTGAACGGCTGGTTCCTCGACACGCGCGAGCAGGTCTGGATGAGCCACGGCGATCATGTCAGCGCCATCGCGCCCGGATTTCAGGTCTATGGCACCTCGCCCAATGCGCCCTTCGCGATCACCGCGGATCTGGAGCGCAATTTCTTTGCCGTGCAGTTCCACCCCGAAGTGCACCACACGCCCAATGGCCGCACGCTGTACGAAAACTTCGTGAAGCTCGCCGGGTTCAAGGGCGACTGGACGATGGAGGCCTATAAGGACGAGGCCATCCGCAAGATCCGCGAACAGGTGGGCGACGGCAAGGTGATCTGCGCGCTCTCCGGTGGCGTCGACAGCTCCGTCGCGGCGATCCTGATCCACGAGGCCATCGGCGAACAGCTGACCTGCGTTTTCGTCGATCACGGTCTGATGCGCCTGAACGAGGCCGAAGAAGTCGTCGGCATGTTCCGGGAGCATTATAACCTGCCGCTGATCCATGCCGACGAATCCGAACTGTTCCTCGGCAAGCTTGACGGCGTCTCCGACCCGGAAACCAAGCGCAAGATCATCGGCGGTCTGTTCATCGAGGTGTTCGAGAAGCACGCCAAGGAAATTGGCGGTGCGGATTTCCTCGCCCAAGGCACACTTTACCCCGATGTGATCGAAAGCGTAAGCTTTTCCGGCGGGCCGTCGGTCACGATCAAAAGCCACCACAATGTCGGCGGCCTGCCCGAACGGATGAACATGCAGCTGGTCGAGCCGCTGCGCGAACTGTTCAAGGACGAGGTCCGCGAACTGGGGCGCGAGCTGGGCCTGCCCGACAGCTTTATCGGGCGCCATCCCTTCCCCGGACCCGGCCTTGCCATTCGCTGTCCCGGCGAAATCACCCGCGAGAAGCTGGAAATCCTGCGCAAGGCCGATGCCGTTTACATCGACCAGATCCGCAAGCATGGCCTATACGATGAGATCTGGCAGGCCTTTGTCGCGATCCTGCCGGTGCGCACCGTGGGCGTGATGGGCGATGGCCGCACCTATGACTTCGCCTGTGCGCTGCGCGCGGTCACCAGCGTGGACGGCATGACCGCCGATTACTTCCCCTTCAGCCACGACTTCCTCGGTGAAACCGCCACGCGGATCATCAACGAGGTCAAGGGGATCAACCGCGTCACCTATGACATCACCTCGAAACCTCCGGGAACGATCGAATGGGAATGA
- a CDS encoding SDR family NAD(P)-dependent oxidoreductase, with product MKRFEGKVVIVTGASSGIGAATARRFGAEGAKVVLVARSKDDLHAVAADIPRSMCIAADVSKPTDVRRIVADATGEHGAIDVLINNAGTAVMGTLEEVDHDGWNKVIDTDLTGVYQLTKAAWPALKQSRGNVVMTSSVSGLGGDWGMFAYNAAKGGVTNMTRALALDARNSGVRVNAVNPSLTKTELTQGMLDNDDLIAKFEERIPLGRPAEPEDIADVIAFLASDDARFVNGVNLPVDGGLSASNGQPPQV from the coding sequence ATGAAACGTTTCGAAGGCAAGGTCGTGATCGTCACTGGCGCGTCCTCCGGCATCGGTGCCGCCACCGCGCGCCGCTTTGGGGCCGAAGGCGCCAAGGTCGTGCTGGTCGCCCGCTCGAAGGACGATCTGCACGCCGTCGCCGCCGATATTCCACGCAGCATGTGCATCGCCGCCGATGTCAGCAAACCCACGGACGTGCGCCGCATCGTAGCGGATGCGACCGGCGAACACGGGGCGATCGACGTGCTGATCAACAACGCTGGCACCGCCGTCATGGGCACGCTGGAGGAGGTGGATCACGACGGCTGGAACAAGGTGATCGATACCGATCTGACCGGCGTCTATCAATTGACCAAGGCGGCGTGGCCCGCGCTGAAACAATCGCGTGGCAATGTAGTGATGACTTCATCGGTTTCCGGACTGGGCGGCGATTGGGGCATGTTCGCCTATAACGCGGCCAAGGGCGGGGTGACGAACATGACCCGCGCGCTCGCGCTCGACGCCCGCAACAGTGGCGTGCGGGTCAACGCGGTGAACCCGTCACTGACCAAGACCGAACTGACCCAAGGGATGCTCGACAACGACGACCTGATCGCCAAATTCGAAGAGCGCATCCCGCTTGGTCGCCCGGCGGAGCCCGAAGACATCGCGGATGTCATCGCGTTCCTTGCCTCGGACGACGCGCGGTTCGTCAACGGGGTGAACCTGCCGGTGGATGGCGGGCTATCGGCCTCGAACGGGCAGCCGCCGCAGGTCTGA
- a CDS encoding trimethylamine methyltransferase family protein: MSDSADPSGGRARRSRGGGGAARRAERMAPKLRPAPPIHREIPDLDLLPAATLDLIEANAETVLEEIGVRFTDNPQALARWADAGARIDGDRVRLPPGLARNLCATAPARFTQQARNPARSVEIGGRDLVLAPVYGPPFVRDLDGVRRYATLQDFRDFVKLAYMSPNLHHSGGTLCEPTDVPVNKRHLDMLLAHMTLSDKPFMGSVTDPARARDSVAMAEILFGGLAGRTVMTSLININSPLSFDATMMGALEIYAGANQATIISPFIVGGAMAPVSVVGTLTQVLAECMAGIAYAQLIRPGAPVIFGTFVTSIDMNSGAPTFGTPEAAQVTYGAGQLARRLGVPYRSAGAFCGAKLPDAQAGYESANSLNAGLLAGVNFMLHAAGWLEGGLVASFEKFVMDDDQLGILHRMARALPVDEGGQALDAMREVGPGGHYLGCAHTQAHYRDAFWRSDVLDYKPYETWEEEGARDTADLARARVRKLLSDYVAPPLDPAILTALEAFVAERKAAEQDAFS, from the coding sequence ATGAGCGACAGCGCAGATCCCTCTGGTGGACGGGCGCGCCGTAGCCGTGGCGGCGGCGGCGCGGCCCGCCGGGCCGAACGGATGGCTCCGAAGCTGCGACCCGCACCGCCGATCCATCGGGAGATCCCCGATCTGGACCTGCTGCCTGCGGCTACGCTGGATCTGATCGAGGCCAACGCCGAAACCGTGCTGGAGGAGATCGGCGTCAGATTCACGGACAATCCGCAGGCGCTCGCCCGCTGGGCCGATGCGGGCGCGCGGATTGACGGGGATCGGGTGCGGCTGCCTCCTGGACTTGCCCGCAATCTGTGCGCCACGGCGCCTGCGCGCTTTACCCAGCAGGCCCGCAACCCGGCGCGCAGCGTTGAGATCGGCGGGCGCGATCTGGTGCTGGCGCCGGTATATGGCCCGCCCTTCGTGCGTGATCTGGACGGTGTGCGCCGCTACGCCACGCTGCAAGATTTCCGTGATTTCGTGAAGCTCGCCTATATGTCGCCCAATCTGCACCATTCAGGCGGCACCCTGTGCGAGCCGACGGATGTGCCGGTGAACAAACGCCATCTGGACATGTTGCTGGCCCATATGACGCTGTCGGACAAACCATTCATGGGCTCCGTCACCGATCCGGCGCGGGCGCGCGACAGCGTGGCAATGGCGGAGATCCTGTTTGGCGGATTGGCGGGGCGGACGGTGATGACCTCGCTCATCAACATCAACTCGCCGCTTAGTTTCGACGCGACGATGATGGGGGCGCTGGAGATCTACGCGGGGGCGAATCAGGCAACGATCATATCGCCGTTCATCGTGGGCGGAGCGATGGCCCCGGTCAGCGTCGTCGGCACGCTGACACAGGTGTTGGCCGAATGCATGGCGGGGATCGCCTATGCGCAATTGATCCGCCCCGGCGCGCCGGTGATCTTTGGCACATTCGTCACCTCGATCGATATGAACAGCGGTGCGCCGACCTTTGGCACGCCCGAAGCCGCCCAGGTCACCTATGGCGCGGGGCAACTGGCGCGGCGGCTCGGCGTGCCGTATCGCTCTGCCGGGGCGTTTTGCGGGGCTAAACTGCCGGATGCGCAGGCCGGCTATGAAAGCGCAAATTCCCTCAATGCCGGATTGCTGGCCGGGGTGAACTTCATGCTCCATGCCGCAGGCTGGCTGGAGGGCGGTTTGGTCGCGAGTTTCGAGAAATTCGTCATGGATGACGACCAGTTAGGCATTTTGCACCGCATGGCGCGGGCGCTGCCGGTGGACGAGGGCGGGCAAGCGCTCGACGCGATGCGGGAGGTGGGACCGGGCGGGCATTACCTTGGCTGTGCGCATACGCAGGCGCATTACCGCGATGCGTTCTGGCGCTCCGACGTGCTGGATTACAAACCCTACGAGACATGGGAGGAGGAGGGCGCGCGGGATACGGCCGATCTGGCGCGCGCCCGCGTGCGCAAGCTTCTGTCCGACTACGTCGCCCCACCGCTGGACCCGGCGATCCTGACGGCTCTTGAGGCCTTCGTGGCGGAGCGGAAAGCGGCGGAACAGGACGCGTTCAGCTAA
- a CDS encoding DUF6477 family protein: MSCEPTVLHSLFRPRLLVRAARLGVDEYNRNKCLRRILKVSDAPGHARALSALILLESEIEAARQARHGAYSYARHVEILIAILAESRLLRLSTEGCG; the protein is encoded by the coding sequence ATGTCTTGTGAACCGACCGTCCTACATTCTCTCTTTCGTCCTCGCCTGCTGGTCCGCGCGGCGCGCCTCGGCGTCGATGAATACAACAGAAACAAGTGCTTGCGACGCATCCTGAAAGTATCAGATGCGCCCGGACATGCCCGCGCCCTGAGCGCCCTGATCCTGCTCGAGTCAGAGATCGAAGCCGCCCGTCAGGCCCGTCATGGTGCCTATTCCTATGCCCGTCATGTCGAGATTCTGATCGCCATTCTGGCCGAATCCCGGCTGTTGCGGTTGTCCACCGAGGGGTGTGGATAA
- a CDS encoding DUF6456 domain-containing protein — translation MSQNVELPGWIPDSAWHYVRHTESGLPIRAVARDTGCHASTILRQIRRYEQRRDDPLVDEALARLGQVSGRPDVCSSDKEPGPMTAQFTPSSLLCDDATVMREARRILRRLLESGAFLAVAQDMEKAAVMRALEDGRTMRTAVVTRQVAQAFALKEWIVCSKPGRVASYRITPAGRAALKRLLAQDGRGAAGADADGFAEAQAPFAAQHRDMTHRDMPDPDGGAQRKRVRYNMAESPVVALARRRDKQGRPFLSPEQVSAAERLREDFELAQMGPRVTQNWDRFLTAGSRGGFSGDTGGQGSQAARSRVARALADLGPGLGDVALRCCCFLDGLEVAEQRMGWSARSGKIVLRIALDRLARHYQDTYGPGAGMIG, via the coding sequence ATGAGCCAGAATGTCGAATTGCCCGGCTGGATCCCGGACAGTGCTTGGCACTATGTGCGCCATACCGAGTCAGGTTTGCCGATCCGCGCCGTCGCGCGGGATACTGGCTGTCATGCCTCGACCATCCTGCGTCAGATCAGGCGGTATGAGCAGCGTCGCGATGACCCGTTGGTCGATGAGGCCCTTGCCCGTTTGGGGCAGGTGTCAGGTCGACCGGATGTGTGTTCCAGCGATAAGGAGCCCGGCCCCATGACCGCGCAGTTCACCCCGTCTTCTCTGTTATGCGACGATGCCACCGTGATGCGCGAGGCGCGTCGTATCCTGCGACGATTGTTGGAAAGCGGCGCGTTCCTTGCGGTCGCGCAGGATATGGAAAAAGCCGCCGTGATGCGGGCGTTGGAGGATGGACGCACGATGCGCACCGCGGTCGTGACGCGGCAGGTGGCGCAGGCTTTCGCGCTGAAGGAATGGATCGTGTGCAGCAAACCGGGCCGGGTCGCGAGCTACCGGATTACCCCGGCGGGGCGCGCGGCGCTCAAACGGCTGTTGGCGCAGGACGGGCGCGGCGCGGCTGGCGCGGACGCGGATGGGTTTGCCGAGGCGCAGGCGCCGTTCGCCGCGCAGCACCGGGACATGACGCACCGTGACATGCCCGATCCGGACGGCGGCGCGCAGCGCAAGCGTGTGCGCTACAACATGGCCGAAAGCCCGGTTGTGGCGCTGGCGCGGCGGCGCGACAAACAGGGCCGTCCGTTCCTGAGCCCCGAGCAGGTCAGCGCCGCCGAACGGCTGCGCGAGGATTTCGAACTGGCGCAGATGGGGCCACGCGTGACGCAGAACTGGGATCGGTTCCTGACGGCGGGCAGCCGCGGTGGCTTTAGCGGGGACACGGGCGGGCAGGGCAGCCAAGCGGCCCGAAGCCGGGTGGCACGGGCCTTGGCCGATCTGGGGCCGGGCCTGGGCGACGTGGCGCTGCGCTGCTGCTGTTTTCTGGATGGGCTGGAAGTGGCGGAACAGCGCATGGGCTGGTCGGCGCGGTCAGGCAAAATCGTGCTGCGCATCGCGCTCGACCGGCTTGCCCGCCATTACCAAGACACCTATGGCCCCGGCGCAGGCATGATCGGCTAG
- a CDS encoding sensor histidine kinase, which yields MLAPPHPQQTQRLASLSELQVLDTDREEEFDELVTLAAAICETPVALVSFVDADRQWFKAETGLGLRETTLDQSICAHTILEDDFLEIEDTATDPRTIDNPLVCAGPQFRFYAGAVMRGDDGLPLGSFCVLDYTPRKLTDTQRKALRALARQVTRMLELRRGVIEAETLRQEVDHRVKNSLQTVAALTRLQARAAKGEEAKALLAVVERRIGTVAALHEEMYRTGAGGRINLRTYLNNVGQLIDGARPPNIRLHIEPEPMKVTSRQASALAVIVNEFATNSFKHAFPNGEPGEIRVITELDDDGTARLVCSDNGAGLKPDSNGHNSLGLRIIDASASQIGGSAEMLDGDPGLVTRITFPLNMGS from the coding sequence ATGCTTGCCCCTCCCCATCCCCAGCAAACCCAACGGCTCGCGTCGCTCAGCGAGTTGCAGGTGCTCGATACCGACCGCGAGGAGGAATTCGACGAGCTGGTGACGCTGGCGGCGGCGATCTGCGAAACACCCGTGGCTTTGGTCAGCTTCGTCGATGCCGATCGGCAATGGTTCAAGGCCGAAACCGGACTTGGCCTGCGGGAAACGACGCTCGATCAGTCGATCTGCGCCCATACGATCCTAGAAGACGATTTTCTTGAGATCGAAGATACCGCCACCGATCCGCGCACCATTGATAATCCGCTGGTCTGCGCAGGGCCGCAATTCCGGTTCTATGCCGGCGCGGTGATGCGGGGCGATGACGGCCTGCCGCTTGGGTCGTTTTGCGTGTTGGATTACACCCCGCGCAAGCTCACCGACACGCAGCGCAAAGCCTTGCGTGCCTTGGCCAGACAGGTCACGCGCATGCTGGAGCTGCGGCGCGGCGTGATCGAGGCCGAAACCCTGCGCCAAGAGGTCGATCACCGGGTAAAGAACTCGTTGCAGACCGTCGCCGCCCTCACCCGCCTACAGGCCCGCGCCGCCAAGGGGGAGGAGGCCAAAGCCCTGCTCGCCGTGGTCGAACGCCGTATCGGGACCGTTGCGGCCCTGCATGAGGAAATGTATCGCACCGGGGCTGGCGGACGCATTAACCTGCGCACCTATCTGAACAATGTCGGCCAGTTGATCGACGGGGCGCGCCCGCCCAACATTCGGCTGCATATCGAACCCGAGCCGATGAAGGTCACATCGCGGCAGGCCTCCGCCTTGGCGGTGATCGTCAACGAATTCGCGACCAATTCCTTCAAGCACGCCTTCCCGAATGGCGAGCCCGGAGAAATCCGGGTCATTACAGAATTGGACGACGACGGCACCGCGCGGCTTGTGTGTTCGGACAATGGCGCGGGGCTGAAGCCTGACAGCAACGGGCATAATTCGCTGGGATTGCGGATTATCGACGCGTCCGCCTCACAAATCGGCGGCTCGGCGGAGATGCTCGACGGCGATCCGGGGCTTGTGACCCGGATCACCTTTCCGCTGAATATGGGCAGCTGA
- a CDS encoding catalase, translating to MTKDRLTTSAGAPVPSNNTSATAGPRGPVMLEDYQLVEKLAHQNRERIPERVVHAKGWGAEGTFTVTHDITKYTCAKIFSQVGNTCDILSRWSTVAGELGAADAERDVRGFSIKFYTEEGNWDVVGNNTPIFFVRDAFKFPDFIRTQKRHPKTNLRSPEAMFDFWAAQPESVHQVTILMSDRGIPVNPMHMHGYGSHTYSMWNAQGGRHWVKFHFRCQQEIKNYSNGEAEKLIGSTRESYQEDLYNAIDEGQFPKWELNIQVMPEEQANDVDFNPFDLTKVWPHDQFPLIPVGMLEFNKNPENYFQMVENAAFSPSNKIPGIGFSPDKMLQARVFSYADAHRYRLGTHYEALPANAPKAAKLNHYHKDGSMRFFTNDFGNPDAYYEPNQYGGPVADPSVKEPPLKISGDMDRYEQVETDADYVQPRKLYTEVLDAAQRDRLHKNMAAAFGPCSQPVKERWLAVLEKVHPDYAAGVRAADEAGDTDVNAIPVSDDTPVDSND from the coding sequence ATGACGAAAGATCGCCTCACAACATCGGCTGGCGCGCCGGTTCCGTCCAACAACACGTCGGCCACCGCAGGTCCGCGCGGCCCGGTGATGCTGGAAGATTACCAGCTGGTCGAAAAGCTGGCCCACCAGAACCGTGAGCGCATCCCCGAGCGTGTCGTTCACGCCAAGGGCTGGGGCGCCGAGGGCACGTTCACCGTGACCCACGACATCACCAAATACACCTGTGCCAAGATCTTCTCTCAGGTCGGCAACACCTGTGACATCCTTTCGCGCTGGTCCACCGTGGCGGGCGAACTGGGCGCTGCGGATGCCGAGCGCGACGTGCGCGGCTTCTCGATCAAGTTCTATACCGAAGAAGGCAACTGGGACGTCGTGGGCAACAACACGCCCATCTTCTTTGTCCGCGATGCGTTCAAGTTCCCCGACTTCATCCGCACCCAGAAGCGTCACCCCAAGACCAACCTCCGCTCCCCCGAAGCGATGTTCGATTTCTGGGCCGCGCAGCCTGAATCCGTGCATCAGGTCACGATCCTGATGTCCGATCGCGGCATCCCGGTGAACCCGATGCACATGCACGGCTACGGCTCGCACACCTATTCCATGTGGAATGCGCAAGGCGGGCGTCACTGGGTGAAGTTCCACTTCCGCTGCCAGCAGGAGATCAAGAACTACTCCAACGGCGAAGCGGAAAAGCTCATCGGCTCGACCCGCGAAAGCTATCAGGAAGATCTCTACAACGCGATCGACGAAGGCCAATTCCCGAAATGGGAACTGAACATTCAGGTCATGCCCGAAGAGCAGGCCAACGATGTCGATTTCAACCCGTTCGACCTGACCAAAGTCTGGCCGCATGATCAGTTCCCGCTGATCCCCGTCGGTATGCTGGAGTTCAACAAGAACCCCGAGAACTACTTCCAGATGGTTGAAAACGCAGCGTTCTCGCCGTCGAACAAGATCCCGGGTATCGGCTTCAGCCCCGATAAGATGCTGCAGGCGCGGGTGTTCTCCTATGCCGACGCGCATCGCTACCGGCTGGGCACCCATTACGAAGCCCTGCCCGCCAACGCGCCCAAGGCCGCGAAGCTGAATCATTACCACAAGGACGGCTCGATGCGGTTCTTCACTAATGATTTCGGCAACCCGGACGCCTATTACGAGCCCAACCAGTATGGCGGGCCCGTGGCCGATCCGTCCGTAAAGGAACCGCCGCTGAAGATCTCCGGCGACATGGATCGGTATGAGCAGGTCGAAACGGACGCCGATTACGTGCAGCCGCGCAAGCTCTACACCGAAGTGCTCGACGCTGCGCAGCGGGATCGTCTGCATAAGAACATGGCCGCAGCCTTCGGCCCCTGTTCGCAGCCGGTGAAAGAGCGTTGGCTGGCCGTGCTGGAGAAGGTGCACCCCGATTACGCAGCAGGCGTGCGCGCCGCTGATGAGGCCGGTGATACCGACGTCAACGCCATCCCGGTGAGCGACGACACGCCGGTCGACAGCAACGACTGA
- a CDS encoding hydrogen peroxide-inducible genes activator, which translates to MSLTLRQLRYFEALAREGSFGRAAAAVNISQPALSMQIRELEDRLGAPLIERLPREVRLTRIGREVLRRASHVLAEMAELEAVPRRARGLMGELKLGVIPTVAPYLLPVALTRLRARDLTLEIRVREAQTAQLLAGLEAGALDAAVLALPVDTGALEAIPLCEDRFVLAGSAARLERLGPAAEDLRPTELGADQLLLLDEGHCLADQAIAACSLDPTRRRVDLGASSLATLCGLVAEGFGLTLLPEIAVRSELAGAPALRLRRFSAPEPRRTLALLRRATGGMQEDWFAELGAVLQASLGDLLDQAHRIAPVAE; encoded by the coding sequence ATGAGCCTGACATTGCGCCAGTTGCGTTATTTCGAGGCGCTCGCACGCGAGGGCAGCTTTGGCCGGGCCGCCGCGGCGGTGAACATTTCGCAGCCCGCCCTGTCGATGCAGATCCGCGAATTGGAGGACCGTCTGGGCGCGCCCCTGATCGAACGTCTGCCGCGCGAGGTGCGTCTGACCCGGATCGGGCGCGAGGTGCTGCGCCGCGCCAGCCATGTGCTGGCCGAGATGGCGGAACTGGAGGCCGTGCCCCGCCGCGCGCGCGGCCTGATGGGGGAGTTGAAGCTGGGCGTGATCCCCACGGTTGCCCCCTACCTGTTGCCTGTGGCGCTGACCCGGCTGAGGGCGCGCGATCTGACGCTGGAAATCCGGGTGCGCGAGGCTCAGACCGCGCAGTTGCTGGCGGGGCTGGAGGCCGGGGCGCTTGACGCCGCCGTTCTGGCGCTACCCGTGGATACCGGCGCACTGGAGGCGATCCCGCTTTGTGAGGACCGGTTCGTTCTGGCCGGGTCTGCGGCGCGGCTGGAGCGGTTGGGACCGGCGGCGGAGGATCTGCGCCCGACCGAACTGGGTGCCGATCAACTGTTGCTGCTGGACGAGGGGCATTGTCTTGCCGATCAGGCCATCGCTGCCTGTTCTCTGGACCCGACCCGGCGGCGCGTCGACCTTGGCGCCTCGTCGCTGGCGACTCTGTGCGGGCTGGTGGCCGAAGGGTTCGGGCTGACGCTGTTGCCGGAAATCGCCGTGCGGTCCGAATTGGCGGGCGCGCCCGCGCTGCGCCTGCGCCGGTTCAGCGCGCCTGAACCACGGCGCACGCTGGCGCTGCTGCGCCGTGCCACGGGCGGCATGCAGGAAGACTGGTTTGCGGAACTGGGCGCGGTGCTGCAAGCGTCGTTAGGCGATCTGCTCGACCAAGCGCACCGCATCGCGCCAGTGGCGGAGTAG
- a CDS encoding YjhX family toxin: MNISRHEQRVLHELALGGAIHYDRCDKGKIREVTCVTREGHVLTDCTLDLFQRLKRRRFIRSQNGRPYRVTRLGITSVRAQLNQR, from the coding sequence TTGAATATATCACGGCACGAACAGCGTGTTCTGCACGAACTCGCCCTTGGCGGGGCTATCCACTATGACCGGTGCGACAAGGGCAAGATCCGCGAAGTCACCTGTGTGACACGCGAGGGGCACGTCCTGACGGACTGCACGCTCGACCTGTTCCAGCGGCTGAAACGACGCCGCTTCATCCGCTCGCAAAACGGACGCCCTTACCGCGTGACGCGGCTGGGGATCACGTCAGTGCGCGCGCAACTCAACCAACGTTAA